Below is a genomic region from Persicimonas caeni.
CGCGCATGAGCGTGGTCGACCTGGGCGACGGCGAGTTGTTGCTGCACTCGCCGGTGCCCATCGACGACGCTCTGGCCGCCGAGATCGATGCGTTGGGTACGGTGCGCTGGATTGTGGCGCCCAACGATCAACACCATCTGTACGCCGGGGAGGCCTCGGCTCGGTACCCGGGCGCGACGCTCTTGGGTACGCAGGGGGCGCGGGACAACGAGCCCGACGTCGAGTTCGACGCTGCACTCGAAGACGGCGCGCCCCCCGAGTGGGCGGGGCGCCTCGAGATGGTCGGCATCGAGGGGACTCGGTATTGGAACGAGTTTGTGTTCTACGAGCCCAAGTCGCGCACCCTGATCTGCTCGGACCTGGTCTTCAATATCCACGAGATCCCCAATTTCGCGACCAACCTGATGCTCACGCTCGTCGGGGGCAAGGGCGGGGTGGTGCAGACGCGGTCGGAGCGCTGGTTTCTGGTGAAAGACCGCCCGAGCTATGCCGAGAGCATCGCGAAGGTGCTCGCGTGGGACTTCGACCGGCTCGTGATGGGTCACGGGCGTGTGGTCGAGACCGGCGGATATGAAGAGTTGGCCAGGGCGGTTCGGTGGGCGCTTCCGTCGTCGCATCGGGAGAAAACGGAGCAAGGGACGCCATGAGTGAGCAGCCTAGAGATTCCGATAAGGCTTTCGAGGAACGAAAGCGCCGAAGCTTCTTCCAGGTCCTGTTCAAGGCGGCGCGCCTGATCAACGAGATGGCGCTCGAGCGAGTGCGCGAGGCGACCGGTGACGAACGCATTCGTCCGGCGCACACTTCGCTTTTTCCGCATATCGACGCGGAGGGAAAACGTCTGA
It encodes:
- a CDS encoding DUF4336 domain-containing protein, encoding MLEPISPTIWGAEHDVKAPGGIIFRSRMSVVDLGDGELLLHSPVPIDDALAAEIDALGTVRWIVAPNDQHHLYAGEASARYPGATLLGTQGARDNEPDVEFDAALEDGAPPEWAGRLEMVGIEGTRYWNEFVFYEPKSRTLICSDLVFNIHEIPNFATNLMLTLVGGKGGVVQTRSERWFLVKDRPSYAESIAKVLAWDFDRLVMGHGRVVETGGYEELARAVRWALPSSHREKTEQGTP